GTACTTAAATTGCATATTATGTACTGTTTTGCTGCTAATGACACAGACTAGCGCACAAACCATGCTGTCACTTTAAAATTACACACCACTGTTCAGTGACCGCAGTGTCACTTTAAAATCCCAACTGCCTACATATACAAGGATCTGCACTCAGTCTTACATCCATTGACATGTAACGATGAGACCAGTGCACACACAAAATGTGCACAGTGCCTCACTTACTGTCACATGCCTGCCTGTACTTTTTATTCTGTATTTATATTTGATGTAATTTTAGATTTATTTCCTTCTATTTAGTCCTTTCTATGTTGCTATGGAAACCTCAGTTGAAATACCGCAGCTTTTCTACAAAAAAGATGGATAACCCACAATCTTTTTAAATGCCTTTGATAGTTATCATTAGTAATAATATCCTGACTAACCTTTTTCATGTGAAATCACTGAGGGTTCCAAATTTGCGTTGGGCATAACTGAACTGCCCTATTATTAGTTACATTTAATCATTCAAATGTTTTACAACATATCTAATAAACATGTGGCTTATCTGCAGGAGAAGCACAAACATGTTAAATGGGAAGTGGAATTACTGAGAATGTGGAAAAGTGGAGGTAATCCTACACTCTAGTTCTGGATCTTACACTCTCGATCTGGGTCCTACTCTCCTGTACCCTGATTACCTGCAGTTAACAACAGCAGTAGGTGCAGGTGAATTCATGTATTCATTCACATGCGTTAATGCATGTAAAAGTTTATTTTTCATCTCCAAATTTAAGGTAAATGATAAATAAAGATTAAGTTATTTTACATAGGCCAGTGTAAATAATGAGAATATATATAATCGACTTTATAAAGTTTAGTAATGCTAAAACAGCCTATTTAGAGGTTTACTGTTTGCCTCACCTAATTCAAAGTTGAACGTATTTAAGGTGGACTGAATTGGTATCAGCAATATATAAAgctttagttcattcttcattcAGGTTCGTCAATATTTAAGCATTTACTTTACATAATGTGATCTTCAAGACAATGTGTTTATTCTGAAAGCATCTGTTTGCCACAGGAAAGCATAAATTAATCATGTTGACTTTAAAATTAAATTACTTTAATGCTAAAATGAAACGGTTTTGGTCAACAAATAAAATGAtaacaaacaacaaaataatgtaACAGAAAATATCACAAATgtttataaaaataattttcacaAATTATGATAGCTAGATAGACATCTAAAATATAAACTGGGAAAAACTGTCATGTCTGGCCCCACCCACAACTGTCAGTCATGTCCGTGTTCTCACCGAGCATGTGCCCTTTTGTTTTAATTTGTGTTCACACCTCATTGTTTGTAACTCTGCCCCTCTTTATTGGTTTCACATATGTCTGGTTTATTCCCCTTGTTAGCCTGTGTATTCAGTTCACCTTCGCTGGTCTCTGTGTGTTCCCACAACTCCGCAGTGAGTGTTCTGCTCCATCTTTATTATCTAGTATTTCATTGTGTTGAATTTGTCTCTACCTGTCGTGCATGTCAATCATGTTTCTGTCCCTGCTATACCTGACACTACAACCCTGGACTGTGTAGCTGACTATGTTTCTGGCTTTGTGCCTAAAAAATCTTTCTCTTCTCACTGTTTGTGTCCACTTTCTGATCACTCTGCGTTTGCTTGGTGGATTCTGAGCTGGGGTATCAACTGCCTGACCTTGGATTGTTGCTACAGTGCTATGTGCGTTGATACAGCTTTCCATCCCAACCACCCACTTCACAATAGTCTCAAACATCTTCACCTGTTCACAGATGCATTTGATGTCTTTCCTCAGAGCAAATCATCTCTAGAGAAGATGATTTTTAAGTGCAGTTTCATAGTTCCCTATGGCTTTTATAGCTATGGTAAAAATAAAAGCTCTATGGTGCATTTAAATGGTGTATCATGGAACTTAGTGTTACTTGAGAGAAGGTGCGTGAGTTGACTCCCCGTGTTTAGGTTACACCCCTCGGTTCTCACTGCTCTTCATAGAATCCATTGAGATGAATGCAACTTCGGGTTTTCTTTGCATGGGTAGACCAGGCCACCATGGGAGTCTCCTCACCAACACTAGGAAGGCCCCGAATCATTGTCAGTACAAGCGAGTAGTCTTTCTTATCTTTGTGCATGTCGGCCCACCTGCTACTCTATTCCAGCCCATTCTACACGTTCCTACATGGCTTGACTATGCACGCCCTGCTTCTAaaacaggcgtactcaactaaatttgtccgcggtccaattttggcagatacctgtgacctgaggtccggtgcggcgggggtggcgaacgtaagttgttgagcaggggggggtggcgaacgtaagttgttgagcgggggtggcgaacgtaacactcgtgacggagtgttttttcaatagccctgaaataaatgctacagttttgttttggtccgtatccagttaatcaggaatgagattgggtccggacaggatcgcgttcgggtccggatccggaccgcggtccgccagttgagtacccctgttctaAAACGTAAGGTAACTTTGACTTACCTCAAGACACTAAATCACAAGGGTGCAGCAATATTCCAGTAATGACTGTAGACATCACCCTGCGTGCGAAGGGTCTTTCACTGGTTTTGTTGCCAGGTCGTTATTATTTTGCCAATAGTGTATGCTGGTCACTTTTTACTAGTACCAGATCATGTCGCAAATGGTCCCCAATTTCTGTAGGGTGAGAAGTCTACACTTCTCTGTTATCTCCTGGCACCAGTGTCAGTGCCAGTCTTCTGCCTGCCTTGATCTCAGAATCTCTCCAGGAAAAGAAACCTTATCCTCATAGCCCAACATGACCCTAGAGTTGGCCAAAAGAACATCAGAGTTATCTCAAGCAAACATTACCCAGGGAAGACAAAGTCAAATGTGTATGACATGTCTACATGCAAAACCAGTGAGTGCAAAGGAAGGCGTTTGTGAAGACAGGTCTGAAAACTGATTGGACATCTGATCTGTCTGACAACTGAAGTATAATCAAGTTGCTGAAGGTAACACCTGAATACAGATTCAGTAAACTTCAAGGtgctttaatgtttattttcttaTCCAATCAGTGATGTATGTTATGAGAATGTGAATACAATTCAGTTTATGAAGCTCTGTACACAAACACTTACACTAATGTACTcttgaaaataatgaaataattattCTTCTACTGTAATTTAACAACACAATCTCATTCAGTGATAATGTACAAAGTCTGTAAGTACAAATATGATGACCTTTTTTAGAATTTGAAATAGGATTAGAattataatctttatttgtacaTGTCCAAAGAAAAAGATAGTAACAATACCATACCAGTGTCAACAGTAGGTGTAATAACTATAATATtcaataaaaatgtgttttacttGTACATTACCATAAACAACCCACAGAACATCTAACAATATTATtcttatataattatattcttatacaaatacaaataaataagtgttacatactgtatatactgcaAAAGCACAACATTTGAAAAGAAAGTCAATTGACAATCTACTAAATTTCTATCCAGTAAGAACATGCTGAAAACTGGGTGGTgtggtgcacatacacacatgcacaaacccaGCACTGTAATACAGTTAATACAGTTATGAAGTTAAGGTTTCATTCAAGAAGCACAAGCACAGACTATAGTTGTGTAGTAGTCATTTTATATCTCTAATGTTCAGAAATAAATTTTAAAGTTAGAGATATAAAACTCTCTAACTTTTTTACACCACTATTATGTACCTGTTTGTAAAAACTATTATGTTGTATTATCATGAGCAAACTGATAAAACATGAAATATCCCAGTGATGCTGATTAATAACGGAGACCTAACAAGATTAATAAGTGGATTCACAATGAGCCTGGGTTAACAATGCTATCTGAATAAGGTTAACTTCTTAACAAGGTTTAGGTCAAGGCTAGATCAATATTTTGATACTGATCaagggtgagtttcccaaaacgttcttagcgctaagtacttcttaaccttgtatgtaagaacgaggttacgaagtacttagcgctaagaatgttttgggaaactcacccctagACCCTTTCACAGTCGAAAGTGAAATGTGGTTGACAGCTAATGACAACAATTTTGAGTTGTCATAGAGACTGTCTGAGGGACGGTTTGGTGACGTGCTGCATGTCTTATGAAGCTGCCCTTGTAAAATGATCAGTTCCCCTGACTTCTGTGGCAGGATGAGATCATTTAAACAGAttctgttcttctgttctgTTTGCCCTTCATCTGTGGCTGTGGCCCAGAAACAGACTGTGTCCACACTTAGTTTGACAAGTTACCTGGGATTTCTGAGCAAATTTAGCTTTTTTTACCGATCTGTGGTAAAAATCCTCcatctgcatttacccatctgtgcagttaacacacaagCCTCAGgcttgggaatcaaacccacgaccctccgatcacaagaccagttccctaacctccagaccatgactgcccctaaaaTGATAAAAAATCAACTGAACAAAGCAGTTAAAGACATCTTTATGGGAAGAGGAAAGGGTGGTTGTCTATGCAAGGATTCATTGCATTCATAGGAATGCATTCACAATACGGTGGCCAAGAAGAAAGTATATTTCTGCCCTGCATTATTGCATGTTTATTTTTACTATGCTGTACATAGCACAGCCTTAAAAACCCTAATAAACATCCAATATCCCATCCCAACCTAGTGTCTAAATAGCTAGCTTGCAAGCTTCATTTAAAGAGCCTCACCAATTCAGTCCTGTTCAGCCAAATGAGATACTGTACAACACAACTTTTGTTTCTGACTAAAGTGTTATTCCTTTGTCTCTTACCAAGTTATGTTTTGTCTTTTTCATGGAATAGTTTTGAGACATATTGCATCATTTAGTTTATCCGTGATAAAATCGTGGCAATTTACTTAGTTTTCACTTGGAAGTCACTGCTTATAATAATTCATCCAGAACACACTTCCTTTGTGTTGTGACTGGATTAGCAGCAATTCTGAATTAGTAGAGCGTTTCCGAAATGTAGCATATGCGTTGTCATTTTGAttcatttgttttgtgtatttgcagtgtatttttcttttgtagtgtgtatttttgtgtatGTGCAGAATAGGCTGCAAAACCTGATCATGTCAGTATGAATGACCAACAGAAAATATACAGAAATATACAGGTGGTGACATGCtgtgcatgttttaattatgtGGTATTTCATTTCAGAAGCCTGTTAATTATAATGGGTATTGTGATGTTCTATGGGCTAAAGACATCTCTGTCTGATTCTTCCACCAgccccactctctcctctccctctctctctctctctctcttttattaTATATCAAATTTCTAAacaggaggatttttttaaaTGCCATTGCTCATATGAGAATGATTTGCCCTTCACAACAGCAGCATATGAAAATGTCAGACATTGCTGTAAACATCCAGAACATAATTTTGGTGTGTGTTGCTTAATATGTTTGTAAACTGATGACTTCCAGATGACAGAGATCTTTGAGATGAACGCCGGAACCTTTTCTTAAACCGTGCACTGTTCTTTTGCCTGTCTTTCAAATACTCCTGATAATTTCTGGTCAACAAAGTGTAAAGGAAAGGATTGATGCAGCTGTTGCTATAAGCCAGGCAGGTTACCATGAAGTTTATGTAAACCATTGTACTATGAGATAGCTTCCCAGGACCAAAGTAATATATACTAAGTAACTGCCATAACCAAAACGGTAAGAAGCATGCCCAGTAAGTAAGGACTATACCAAAGATCATATAGAGTACCTTCTGTTTGAGAGACTTATTCATTTCTTTTGAAGAGGGCCCTGTTGTCTGAGACACCCAGTAGGTCTTTGCTAATTTTAGATACAAATAACCAATAATGCATCCAGGAGCCAATATGCACGTGTTGAAGAGCACAGTTAGGTAGACTTTGTACGCCGTTATCTGCCAGGTGGGGTGACACATGCGCTTCTCCGCTCCGTTCTGAACGTTCTTCTTCAGTTCGATCATGATCATAGTCGGGAGTGTGAGAAGAAAAGACACGAGCCAAACCGCAGAGGTGACGGTACGTCTGTAGCGCCTGGACCTAACGAAGGTGTCCAGAGGGTTCGCCACGGCGAGATATCTCTCCGTGCTCATTACGGTAAGAATGAAGATGCTGGCGTGCATTGTGAGGAAGTCCAGGCTAAAAAGAATTCGGCACCCAGGGTCGCCGAAGTACCAGTCTTTCAAAAAATAAGTGCAGACCACAAAAGGAATCGTGGTGAGGTAAAGTAAGTCGGCGAGAGCCAAGTTCACAATGTAGATGTACATGGTTCCAGTCACTCGGACAGAGACGTTAATCACGACCAGAGTGTACACATTTCCAACCACACCGATTACAAACATTACAATGAGAACTGTTCCCAGTAAAAATGTGATTACTATGTCGTTAGAAGAAGACGGTCCCTCTGCGTACGGCAAGGGAAGCGTCGGTGACGCGTTGGCAAACTCACTGGAGGATGCGTTCACTTGAACACACTGACTCACAGCAAGTCCATCAGGTGTTCCCATATCCAAACATATACAACATGCATATATAAAATCACGAATGTTTATTAGAGAACAAAGCGACAGATCCGTGTTGGGAAGAGTTCAGGCATCACCGAATTTGAAgcagaagagaaaaaaagagccATTTGTGTCATACATTCCCGAATATCAAAGATCGCCAGAGAAGTGATGAACACAAAAAATATTCAGTATTGTCAAACTGTTTATCCCAAATCTTTCACAATTAACGAACATGGTTGTCTACCATCATAATGGATCGTGTACAATTTACAGTTCTCAAAAATCTAGCAATGCGTAAAATGTAGCCACGTTGTTACCTGCCTCAACAGCTTCTCAGAACATATCCTCGTCTGTCTGCCTTTTACAATGTTCAGAGGAATATCGTCTCCCTCCTCAAACCATGAAGTGAAGTGAATTAAGTCTTTGAAATGAAGCACAAAACACATGTCACGTCAAAAGGACTAAAATGCGTGAAAGACCTCAAGCAATTAACTTCAGCGCGCAACAGCTTACTCCGACGCGCGTGAGGTATGCGAGTTATtgaatgccccgccccctttccCACCGGCTTGCTCATGTTGGGGGATTAGAAAGAGTCAAAAACACTGGGTTCAAGGAAATATAACAATCAGTCTAAAGTACACTGCTCaagaaaataaagggaacactataataacacatcctagatcccaatgaataaaatattccagttgaaaatctttatttattacatagtggaatgtgttgagaacaaaataacaaaaatgatcaatttaaatcaaaataataattatCCCATGGAgctctggatttggaatcatactcaaaatgaaaaatcaaatgacaggctgatccaacttcagtggaaaCTCCTCAAGACAATTTAAAATGAGGCTcaatagtgtgtgtggcctccacgtacctgtatgacctccctacaacacctgggcatgctcctgatgaagcggcagatgttctcctgaggaatctcctcccagacctggattaaagcttcagtcaactcctggacagggTGTGGTGCAACGTGGCATTGGTGGATAgaacgagacatgatgtcccagatatgCTTGactggattcaggtctggggaacgggcaggccagtccatagcatcaatgccttcatcatgcaggaactgctgacacacttcagcagaggtggggactcgagtcacatgacttggactcgagtcagactcgagtcattaatattaagacttttgacttgacttgaaaaaatattcagagacttagacttgacttggacttttacaccaataacttgggacttgaattggacttgaacctgtttacttgcaaagacttgatttttttttaccccaaatctaaattttaaaacgcatattaatatttataaagtgcgccccattaatttcatttccgtccttctgacgcagaccggtcctctgcttttccacactctgtacgtgtgtgtgcatgagctgcagcacaaccaatcaaatggggggttggcgaacgtaaatttttaccgggaggggtgtaaaatggacacaaattaagtattatatcgcgatcgatcgatcgccagtggttggtgccagagcgaactagtaattcattgaatcatagatgtggatcagaggtaaataaactagatttttttccggcgtgagaaatcggatgtgtggcgtgagagcgtgtgaagacggtcaaatgcgtgtgtctcacgctcaatgcgtgagagttggcaaccctgggttctgtatctgaactcggggaagagagcctctctctgtcactatcataatatccagttctatctcagcatggattgtgtatttgaagacatctacgtcgagaaaaaaatatattgacaaaagtggagcgagttttcagctatgggggcatcattcatcgtgcacaaatgacatacagacttttggccagcaaatgcaatgcagaatagtttactgaaatgtctaaagttgcagattcctgttaattgttcagttcttatatttgtttgtcttgtgtcactcacacatggacacacatgttctccaagaaaccagataagagaagagagggaaaatgctgttatggttctttgtattgtactgtgaaaatatcagcactttttatttgaacatggagttctacttatgactttttcacagaatatttatttctggaaaattgtagtttaaagtatgaatatttttgcagctaagtttaacaaattgaactgtgcaataaagaggtgtaattaaaattttttttttatacttcgtgttttcagttgcacacgttttatcaagatttgaggagaatacagatttaaaaaagaacgcatgtctattatttacatttaaaatatacctgcaacattggtaaaaaaaaaaaaaaagactcgaaaggacttgaaattccaagtttcagacttgggacttgacttgactgttgcctgtcttgactcgagacttgacttgacttgagtgtctttgcttgagacttgactcgggacttgaggtataaagacttggacttacttgagacttgcaaaacactgacttggtcccacctctgcacttcagccacatgagacTTAGCTTTGTCATGGATCAGAAGGATCCCAGGGCCCACTGAACCAGCATAcggtctcacaatgggtctaAGTATCTCATCCCGGTATCTAACAACAGTCAAGGTACCTTTAg
This Brachyhypopomus gauderio isolate BG-103 chromosome 6, BGAUD_0.2, whole genome shotgun sequence DNA region includes the following protein-coding sequences:
- the uts2r5 gene encoding urotensin-2 receptor, yielding MCFVLHFKDLIHFTSWFEEGDDIPLNIVKGRQTRICSEKLLRQCVQVNASSSEFANASPTLPLPYAEGPSSSNDIVITFLLGTVLIVMFVIGVVGNVYTLVVINVSVRVTGTMYIYIVNLALADLLYLTTIPFVVCTYFLKDWYFGDPGCRILFSLDFLTMHASIFILTVMSTERYLAVANPLDTFVRSRRYRRTVTSAVWLVSFLLTLPTMIMIELKKNVQNGAEKRMCHPTWQITAYKVYLTVLFNTCILAPGCIIGYLYLKLAKTYWVSQTTGPSSKEMNKSLKQKVLYMIFGIVLTYWACFLPFWLWQLLSIYYFGPGKLSHSTMVYINFMVTCLAYSNSCINPFLYTLLTRNYQEYLKDRQKNSARFKKRFRRSSQRSLSSGSHQFTNILSNTHQNYVLDVYSNV